TATATGTCGTCTATTTAGCATCACAGGCATAcaacttgtctctaagcaacAATAGTATCAATAAACACGACAGTGCAAAATATTTGTGACTCCTAGGTTCTCATGAACACATATAAATCTCATGACCACAATTCAATTTTCATCATCGGCCACACGGTTTACTTATCCATGACTTTTCCTATCAAATCTAGCatgcaataaaaaaatcaaactaactactgatcgataaaacaaaaaattaaaaaaatttgcagaaaaattcTAACAAGCAATGAGCAACGCAATTTTACCCTCCCCtaaacttaaagtatgcattgtcctcgatgtatagaaataaagaaCACAACACATACCTCGCGCACGAGTGTCAAAACTCGGGCGCTCGAGTTGTTGTCCGCAGCATCTGAGTCATCCATTTCCATGGGCTGCGGAGGTGATAGATCTGGTGGTGGGTAAAATTAACAACTAATgacgtaaaataaaataaaataataaaaaaaatgaatgctaaagaaaataaattgtgggttgcctcccacacagcgcttggtttaacgtcatcagcccgactaTACCAATCCTGTTCATGGTGGATCGTATGATATCTTGGATGCATTTATTTCCACCAGCTGACCTTCAACTTCCATGGTCATCTTTCCTCGTTTCACGTCAATAATAGCTCCAACAGCAGCCAATAATGGTCGTCCTAGAATGACTTGAACGTTTTGACTGTTCTGAATATCAAGTACCACAAAATCTGCTAGAAGCCTTATTTTATCAATCTtaagttcaacatcttccacaaCACCCAGCGGTGTCCTGACCGATTTATCTGCCATTTGCAAGCTTAGTCCTGTGGGCTTTATCCtgctcaatccaagtttctcgtaAAGAGAACTTGGCATTATATTCACGCTCGCTCCTGAATCACATATAGCATTTTCCACCAATTTACCccctatttcacatggtacTACAAATTCTCCGGGGTCTTGTAGCTTCTGAGGGAGATTTCCTTGCTTCTCCTTACAATCTCCTCCATTAAATACCACATCTTCCTGCTCTGCAGACTGAATATTAGAATGTAGGgtcttgagatcttcaagactttttttctttttaaattcagcttgtaATTGTAAAAATCTCTGAGGATAGGGAAGTAAGGaaatatcaatgcattgatTTAAATCATACCTCTCAGATTTCTTACCTCGGGTTCTTTTGCTTGGAGTTGGCTTCTCATTCTGAACATGTGTGAGTTCAACCTCTTTCTCTTCGCTGCCTACCACACCAATCTCTTCATGCTGCATAAAAATGGCATTCACCTCTCTCAGATTTGGATCTGCAGTCTTTTGTGCTGCGCCCGACGGTTGAGAcgtgagttgcttcgttatctGCCCAACTTGCGACTCTAGGATTTTCAACGAAGCTCCAATATTTGTCATGTGTGTCTCGAGGTTGTCAagtctagactcagtcctagccatcctcttgccagattcagaaacgaatgtcccaactaaatcctcaaatgacggcttcccttccccatttgatgtattgaaccccggtggaggattcaacacattcttattgtttgcatatgaaaaattctcatgGTTCCTCAAatcaggatgataagtgttagggggagggttacctctgTAGCCTCCATAGCCACGATTGTTAATGTACTGAGCTTCTTCCACAACTGGCTCTTCCGCAGCAGTTACCAAAGCTACATCAGACGTAGATTGGCCTGGCTTGTTCATCGCTGCAATTTGTGCTGTCAATGCCGAAACCTGTTCAGTCAGTGATGTGATCGGGTCTACGGCATACACTCCAGCTGTTCTCTGTACTCCTGATCTCTCACttggccactgataactgttgatggtcatctgttcaagtaATTCATAAGCTTCATCAGGTGTTTTAGAAAAAATAGTACCTCCGGCGGCTGCATCCACATTGCCTCTAGTTGGCCCATCCAGACCATTGTAAAAGAGCTCAATCTGAACCCATTCTGCATATCCATGATTCGGACACTTTCTGAGCAGTTCTTTGTATCTCTCCCAAGCCTCATATAACACTTCAAATTCCCTCTGCCTGAAGTTAGTGATGTCTATTTTCAGCTGAGCAGACTTGGCAGGAGGAAAATACTTTGACAGAAATTTTGTGACCAAATCTGCCCATGTAGTAATACTCCCTAGCGGCAGAGATTGGAGCCAGCTCCTTGCctgatccctgagagaaaacggaaacaaacgcaatcgaatAATTTCGTCAGAAACACCATTAATTTTTACCGTGTCCGTGATCTCTAGAAAAGTCCTGAGATGAAGATGGGGATCTGCTGTGGCTGCACCTCCAaactggttctgttgaaccatgttgatCAGTGCGGGCTTTAGGTCGAAGTTATTAGCAGCAATGGTTCCACGAGCTATTCTAGAATAGTGAGCGTTAATGACTGGGCGGAAATGTTCTCGGATTGGCACCTCTCGTGGGAGCTCGTTCTGATGATCTCTGTTTTCGGCCATTTCTTTAATCTCCTCTCGTCTTGCTTTCCTTAATCTCCTggcagttctttcgatttcaggatcaaaaACCAGCAAGTCGGGATTTGTATATTTTCGCATGCACTGTAAAAACAGAGAAGATTATAAAATAACAAagtaaaacaataaaaataaactcTAAATTAAAGTCAAGTCTActtggtaacaatactgatataaattcaaatttgacactccccggcaacggcgccaaaaacttggtgcgtgttttcactaacgcaagtatacggtgtcaagttttagtactggttagagtacatgtatcgatcccacgaggagtgtgtataaaaatgtatatcaattcttgtaattaaaatagcctagactttatctagaaaaatcaataatcagttttgtttgtttaaacgaattaattgaaagcaatgaataaattaaatcaccggattgagagataataatgagagaaagtatctagagaaatgatttcacaaagtttccacgataattattcacagtttaatttatattcctgaattccaatcgattaatggccaagaacacttagattgttttattccccctttcccaagtgacgaataaagtgtatctatcaacttcgattcaattattcctaattagaatctacgtttcatagataagagcatacaatgttcttactaggcctcgctaaagttatacgccttccgaacgctataaacattcaacgatgtgtctctaatgatctataatcctagtccctctcccgagttataagattaatcaaacaacaaacaatttatggccagtaaattgcagtgcagtaaacgcagagaacacaattaaacgaaagcggAATTCAATCACATAAACAACGGTGTCAAGTCATCGTATCaacagagttacgtcattctctagaatgggaatttagttcatcacgaaatctagATAAACACAATGCATGTTTGTTGATTCAGACATTGAGTTACACGAAAATATAAAAACGAAAGataaaagacaaatccgaagtgtcgtctttgtgtccagatccgtcgttcttcgtatctgTGATCGATCTTCGCGTTCCGGATCTTCGTCTCTTGATTTCTCCAGCCCTCCGAGGTGTTTTCTCTCCCAAAACGGCTGCCCCCTTTCTGACCTAGCTCGCGTGTATTTATAGATTTTGTGAACGCCGCCGCGCGCACGGTGGCGCGTGATGTCGCGCGGCTGCGCGCACGCTTCTGGTCGCTGGCTCTTTtctgcgcgcggctgcgcgaaATGTGGCGCGGAGGCGCGCAAGCATCTACCATCTGCTGTGTGTTGGCTCGCGCGCGGTTGCGCATGAAGTCGCGCGATGGCGTGCTCCTCTCGGGTTTGTGCGCGCGGTAGCGCGTGAAATGGCGCGATCGCGCGCGAGCTGCTGTGTCTGGTCGTGCATGTGTACGCGCGGTTGCGCGTAATCTCGCGCGCCCGCGCGCCAGCTTCTGTGCATTCTCCCCTTCTGTGCGCGCGCGGGTGCGCGTGATGTGGTGCGATGGCGCGCGACTCACTGGTCTTTCATTTGTATGGGTGTGCGCGCGCCTGCACGTGAAGTGGCGCTGCCGCGCGCACACATCTGTCCGGTGATGTGCTCGTGGTCGTGCGCTTCTTGGTCCACTTGGCCTCGTGttcgctattttctccattcctgaaatgacaacataaacaaaccaaaaacgcataattctgttcgaaacaagcataattcaaaatggatttaaatgtaaattaagtgcaaatcttgcacttatcagatACTAATGAGTTTTttttcgaaagcgaaatgagaaaaatgaaatagtaagatataaagctcgacttgttgcacaaagtttttctcaaagacctggaattgattatgaagaaacgtattctcccgtgatggatgcaattacgtttcggtatttgattagcttggca
This genomic interval from Primulina eburnea isolate SZY01 chromosome 16, ASM2296580v1, whole genome shotgun sequence contains the following:
- the LOC140815988 gene encoding uncharacterized protein; its protein translation is MRKYTNPDLLVFDPEIERTARRLRKARREEIKEMAENRDHQNELPREVPIREHFRPVINAHYSRIARGTIAANNFDLKPALINMVQQNQFGGAATADPHLHLRTFLEITDTVKINGVSDEIIRLRLFPFSLRDQARSWLQSLPLGSITTWADLVTKFLSKYFPPAKSAQLKIDITNFRQREFEVLYEAWERYKELLRKCPNHGYAEWVQIELFYNGLDGPTRGNVDAAAGGTIFSKTPDEAYELLEQMTINSYQWPSERSGVQRTAGVYAVDPITSLTEQVSALTAQIAAMNKPGQSTSDVALVTAAEEPVVEEAQYINNRGYGGYRESQVGQITKQLTSQPSGAAQKTADPNLREVNAIFMQHEEIGVVGSEEKEVELTHVQNEKPTPSKRTRGKKSERYDLNQCIDISLLPYPQRFLQLQAEFKKKKSLEDLKTLHSNIQSAEQEDVVFNGGDCKEKQGNLPQKLQDPGEFVVPCEIGGKLVENAICDSGASVNIMPSSLYEKLGLSRIKPTGLSLQMADKSVRTPLGVVEDVELKIDKIRLLADFVVLDIQNSQNVQVILGRPLLAAVGAIIDVKRGKMTMEVEGQLVEINASKISYDPP